TCACACTTCAAGCAGTTAAAGGAAAATAAGCGTAAACCCCTGGATAAGATCAAAGACTGATCTACGACCAACTGAAAATTATATACATCTACTTGAGGATTCTATAACAAGTCGGTCACATAGTGATTCTAATTTTACATTGTTATTAAACGGGGAATGATCCCCACTAAATCAAATGTGAAAAATGGAAACACTGAAATTCAAAACAACCATTAAATGTATGGGTTGTGTATCAAAAGCTACTCCTTTTCTGAATGAAGTTGTAGGATCTGAAAATTGGAAAGTGGATGTGAATAATCCTGATAAAGTATTAGAAGTTACTGCCAATGGAAATACAGCTGCAAGTGATGTTGTGAAAGCGGTACAGGAAGCAGGATTTAAAGCAGAACCCATTCAATAATGGGTTCTGTTATTACGCTTTGTAAACACTAAAATCAATTATATGAAACAGCTACTGATCATCATCATGTTACTCATTTCGAAAATGGGTATCGGACAAACCGCTTCTTTACAAGAACTTTTACGTCAATACCTGGATCTAAAAAACCAATTAGTTGAGAGCAATGCAGCCAATGCACAAAAATCGGCTACTGTATTGAATGGGAAGATCGAGAATCTCTCTGCACAAGCTCTTTCTGAAAAAGAAGCCAAAGCTTTCAGCTCTCTCAAGGATGTATTAAATAAGCATGCAAAAGAGCTGTCTTCACAATCTGATCTGGCAAAACAACGGGTGGCTTTTGCAGCATTATCACAACCCATGATCGATTTGTTTAAGATCGTATCTGTAAAAGAATCCTCACTTTATGTGGACTATTGTCCAATGAAAAAAGCCTATTGGTTAAGTACAGAAAAGACGATCCGTAATCCTTACTATGGAAATGCCATGCTTTCATGTGGTAGTATCAAAGAAACAATCAAAGAATAAAGAAATGCGTTTATTGCTTTTAGTATATATCCTTCTTTCCGTATCTCTTAATGGCATTACGCAACATAATGCACATGCTGTTTCAGCAACACGTCAACCTTTTATGGTGCGACAAGGGAACAAGATTGTTTATCATTTGTATGTAACGGATACCGTTGTGAATTATACCGGAAAGAAATCTAACGCGGTTGCTATCAATGGCTCTATTCCAGCGCCCACACTTTATTTCACTGAAGGCGATACTGCTGAGATACAGGTGCACAATCTGATGCACATGGAAACTTCTATTCATTGGCATGGCCTTATACTTCCGAATGAGCAGGATGGCGTACCCTATCTTACAACAGCTCCCATTCATAAACTTAGTACGCATGTGTTTCGGTTTCCGATTGTTCAGCATGGCACGTATTGGTATCATTCACATACCATGCTTCAGGAGCAAAGCGGTATGTATGGGGCTATTGTGATTCAGCCGAAAAAGAAAATTACAGAAGCCGAGGAAGTAGTACTATTAAGTGATTGGATCAATGAAAATCCCCATCAGGTAGAAAGGTCCTTGCATTTTGCCACAGACTGGTATGCCATTAAAAAAGGAGCTACACAGAATTATATACAAGCCATTCGCGAGAAAAAATTCGGAACCAAAGTAATCAATGAGTGGAAAAGAATGATGGCCATGGATGTGAGTGACGTTTATTATGATGCATTGTTTACAAATGGGAAAGTGGATGACATGCATGCCCGATACAAGCCGGGAGATAAAGTAAGATTGCGAATCATCAATGGAAGTTCTTCCACTTATTTCTGGATACGTTTTGCGGGCGGCAAGATGAGTGTTGTTGCAAATGATGGTGCAGAAGTTGTTCCGGTAGAAGTAGACCGACTGATTATCGGAGTATCAGAAACCTATGATGTAGTTGTTACTATTCCAGATGCAGGCAGTTATGAATTATTGTCTACTGCAGAAGACAGAACACGCAGTACTTCATTATGGCTTGGGGAAGGAGAGAAAAAATATGCGCCTGTACTACCTCGCTTAAAATACTTTGAGGGAATGAAGATGATGAATGGAATGATGAATATGGATGGTACCATGAATGATATGGGGATGAAAATGAGTTTGCAGCAAATGGACATGAATACTGTCATGTACCCGGAGATCGTAGACAGTAATGAAAACATTGTAACACTGAATTATGCGATGCTTCGCGCGCCGGCTAAAACTACACTACCTGATGGACCGGTTAGAGAGTTGAAATTTGAACTTACCGGTAATATGAATCGCTATGTGTGGACACTTGATAATAAAACCATTTCCGAGTCGGATAAGATATTGATCAAGCAGGGAGAGAATATACGTATCATACTCACCAATAATTCTATGATGCGTCACCCCATGCACTTACATGGACACTTCTTTCGTACGTTGAATGGGCAAGGTGAATATGCTCCATTAAAAACAGTTTTGGACATTATGCCTATGGAGACTGATACCATTGAGTTTCATGCATCAGAGAAATATGGGGATTGGTATTTTCATTGTCATATCTTATATCACATGATGAGTGGAATGGGGAGAATATTTTCTTATGAGAATACGCCTGCTAATCCACAAATTCCTGATCCAATAAAAGCTTTACGAAAAGTTTATCGAGATGACAGACGTTTCTATTTAGGGGCACAAATAGGAGTAGAGAGTAATGGTAGTGATGGAGAGATCATGTTGGCCAATACCAGATGGATGTTTCAGAATGAATGGCGATTAGGGCTTACGCCGGAAAAGGGCTATGAGAATGAGTTTCATATTGGCAGATTGATCGGGAGAAACCAATGGTTCATGCCTTATATTGGTTTTGACTGGCGTTATCGGAAACATACGGAAATGGAAAAGAATATTTTTGGTCAAGTGAATACCAAAGATCAACGTGGCGTTATTTGCTTTGGATTTCAGTATACACTTCCCATGTTATTAAGATTTGATACCCGCGTTGATATGAAAGGAAATGTTCGTATGCAAATCGGTAGAGAAGATATTCCTGTCAGTAGCAGACTACGAATGAATCTTATGTGGAATACAGACAAAGAGTATACGACAGGATTTCGGTACATATTGTCTAAGTATGTTTCAGTCTCATCGCATTATGATAGTGATATGGGTTGGGGTGCAGGTATTACCATTACTTATTGAATCATTGCCTTAAGTGTTCTTTCAATGGTAACAGCATGGCTTGCACCCATCGTTACAAAAACACGTTGTCCTTTTCTAACTAGGTCAATGATCGATCTACAAAGATGTTCATCTCTTATATAGCT
Above is a genomic segment from Sediminibacterium sp. KACHI17 containing:
- a CDS encoding heavy metal transport/detoxification protein; the protein is METLKFKTTIKCMGCVSKATPFLNEVVGSENWKVDVNNPDKVLEVTANGNTAASDVVKAVQEAGFKAEPIQ
- a CDS encoding DUF3347 domain-containing protein, which produces MKQLLIIIMLLISKMGIGQTASLQELLRQYLDLKNQLVESNAANAQKSATVLNGKIENLSAQALSEKEAKAFSSLKDVLNKHAKELSSQSDLAKQRVAFAALSQPMIDLFKIVSVKESSLYVDYCPMKKAYWLSTEKTIRNPYYGNAMLSCGSIKETIKE
- a CDS encoding multicopper oxidase domain-containing protein produces the protein MRLLLLVYILLSVSLNGITQHNAHAVSATRQPFMVRQGNKIVYHLYVTDTVVNYTGKKSNAVAINGSIPAPTLYFTEGDTAEIQVHNLMHMETSIHWHGLILPNEQDGVPYLTTAPIHKLSTHVFRFPIVQHGTYWYHSHTMLQEQSGMYGAIVIQPKKKITEAEEVVLLSDWINENPHQVERSLHFATDWYAIKKGATQNYIQAIREKKFGTKVINEWKRMMAMDVSDVYYDALFTNGKVDDMHARYKPGDKVRLRIINGSSSTYFWIRFAGGKMSVVANDGAEVVPVEVDRLIIGVSETYDVVVTIPDAGSYELLSTAEDRTRSTSLWLGEGEKKYAPVLPRLKYFEGMKMMNGMMNMDGTMNDMGMKMSLQQMDMNTVMYPEIVDSNENIVTLNYAMLRAPAKTTLPDGPVRELKFELTGNMNRYVWTLDNKTISESDKILIKQGENIRIILTNNSMMRHPMHLHGHFFRTLNGQGEYAPLKTVLDIMPMETDTIEFHASEKYGDWYFHCHILYHMMSGMGRIFSYENTPANPQIPDPIKALRKVYRDDRRFYLGAQIGVESNGSDGEIMLANTRWMFQNEWRLGLTPEKGYENEFHIGRLIGRNQWFMPYIGFDWRYRKHTEMEKNIFGQVNTKDQRGVICFGFQYTLPMLLRFDTRVDMKGNVRMQIGREDIPVSSRLRMNLMWNTDKEYTTGFRYILSKYVSVSSHYDSDMGWGAGITITY